In Aedes albopictus strain Foshan chromosome 3, AalbF5, whole genome shotgun sequence, the following are encoded in one genomic region:
- the LOC134291752 gene encoding uncharacterized protein LOC134291752 gives MDRPGTQELERRKWVARSWARKRKGSLTTKGFEYGSVVWLGVVHRRVRWLTEHAVELDMGRMGKVTAAAACIYTMLGGTGVEQRHATTTTMTVEDDRGKRPCCIAPIGARKPEREGTSTGGVPSTQNTSNYYTPVPHMPKGSERKNTGTEETIIAGPGSRYPAGKKNPLHKRFFNFYDQSIVGSSRMRFEKLGLLRNGSQCGVIFTPGSTCCCLV, from the coding sequence ATGGACCGACCTGGCACTCAAGAGCTCGAGAGGCGGAAGTGGGTAGCGCGGAGTTGGGCGCGCAAACGAAAGGGGTCTTTAACGACGAAGGGCTTCGAGTATGGCAGCGTGGTTTGGCTTGGCGTGGTTCATCGACGTGTTCGGTGGTTGACAGAGCACGCGGTAGAACTGGACATGGGAAGAATGGGGAAAGTAACTGCTGCTGCTGCGTGTATATACACAATGCTCGGCGGAACGGGCGTAGAACAAAGacatgcgacgacgacgacgatgacggtcgAGGACGACCGTGGTAAGCGACCGTGCTGCATTGCGCCAATCGGAGCACGGAAGCCAGAACGAGAGGGAACTAGTACCGGCGGCGTACCGTCAACCCAGAACACTTCCAACTACTACACTCCGGTCCCGCATATGCCCAAGGGGAGCGAACGAAAGAACACGGGAACCGAGGAGACCATCATTGCAGGGCCCGGCTCGCGCTATCCAGCAGGGAAGAAAAATCCATTGCATAagagatttttcaatttttacgaTCAGTCGATAGTGGGATCTTCTAGGATGAGGTTTGAAAAATTGGGCCTCCTCCGGAACGGATCGCAGTGTGGCGTGATCTTCACCCCGGGAAGCACCTGCTGCTGTTTGGTGTAG